One window from the genome of Dehalococcoidia bacterium encodes:
- a CDS encoding SRPBCC family protein has protein sequence MRDDLAYGTMDQGADGRWRLHFKRVFPRPIDQVWRAVTEPAHLSHWFPTTIEGERAAGALLRFAFPGGQAAPFEGRMLAFDPPRLVEFLWGRDIVRIALRSVPEGTELTLTDVLEERGKGARDGAGWHVCLDGLAAHLSGSPEVRQEAIGWKEVHPLYVEKFGPEAATIGPPANLG, from the coding sequence ATGAGGGATGACCTTGCGTACGGGACGATGGACCAGGGCGCCGACGGACGCTGGCGCCTCCACTTCAAACGCGTGTTCCCGCGGCCAATCGACCAGGTCTGGAGGGCCGTAACCGAACCCGCCCACCTTTCACACTGGTTCCCGACCACCATCGAGGGCGAGCGCGCCGCGGGCGCGCTGTTGCGGTTCGCCTTCCCTGGCGGGCAGGCCGCGCCATTCGAAGGCAGGATGCTTGCCTTCGATCCGCCACGGCTCGTCGAGTTCCTCTGGGGCAGGGACATCGTCCGCATCGCCTTGCGTTCGGTTCCCGAAGGCACTGAGCTCACGCTGACCGACGTCCTGGAGGAGCGCGGGAAGGGTGCCCGCGATGGCGCCGGCTGGCACGTCTGCCTCGATGGGCTTGCGGCGCACCTTTCCGGCTCGCCGGAAGTCCGACAGGAGGCGATTGGCTGGAAGGAAGTGCATCCCCTCTATGTCGAGAAGTTCGGCCCGGAGGCCGCAACCATCGGCCCTCCGGCGAATCTCGGCTAA
- a CDS encoding metalloregulator ArsR/SmtB family transcription factor gives MSAPVFEALAEPHRRRILDLLRVKERPVGELVGELALSQPAVSKHLRVLRDAGLVDVRADAQRRFYRVRPEPLRDIELWLEPYRRMWAESLGDLERYLSAMEEDRKDEG, from the coding sequence ATGAGCGCGCCCGTGTTCGAGGCCCTTGCCGAGCCACATCGCCGACGGATCCTCGACCTCCTTCGGGTGAAGGAGAGGCCTGTCGGTGAGTTGGTGGGCGAACTGGCTCTGAGCCAGCCGGCGGTCTCGAAGCACCTTCGCGTGCTTCGAGACGCGGGCCTGGTCGACGTGCGCGCCGACGCCCAGCGTCGCTTCTACCGCGTACGCCCGGAGCCACTGCGAGATATTGAACTGTGGCTCGAGCCGTATCGGCGGATGTGGGCTGAAAGCCTCGGCGACCTGGAGCGCTACCTCAGCGCGATGGAGGAGGACCGAAAAGATGAGGGATGA
- a CDS encoding AbrB/MazE/SpoVT family DNA-binding domain-containing protein, whose protein sequence is MKGTIDKAGRLVIPRALRNRIGLAAGGEVEIEIEGAGIRIQPVAGGQLREEGGLLVISAAGELIDDAHVRELMDADRHGR, encoded by the coding sequence ATGAAGGGTACCATTGACAAGGCTGGAAGATTGGTCATCCCCCGCGCCTTGCGCAATCGGATCGGTCTTGCCGCTGGCGGCGAGGTGGAGATTGAAATCGAGGGCGCCGGAATCCGCATCCAGCCCGTTGCCGGCGGTCAGCTTCGAGAAGAGGGTGGCTTGCTGGTCATCTCCGCGGCCGGCGAGCTTATCGATGATGCCCATGTGCGTGAGCTGATGGATGCTGATCGACACGGGCGCTGA
- a CDS encoding type II toxin-antitoxin system VapC family toxin: MLIDTGADANDAVLLDTSTAIALVVEDHEAHSQTLNALRGRRLGLAGHAWFEAFSVLTRLPPGLRLSPADALRVLTANFPASAFLGETEASALAREIAPLGISGGAVYDALVGAAARQHGRRLASRDRRALAIYEALGVETEAIA, encoded by the coding sequence ATGCTGATCGACACGGGCGCTGACGCAAACGATGCCGTCCTGCTTGACACCAGCACGGCTATCGCGTTGGTGGTCGAGGACCATGAGGCTCACTCCCAAACCCTGAACGCGCTTCGCGGACGCCGCCTGGGACTTGCTGGCCATGCGTGGTTCGAGGCGTTCTCCGTACTGACGCGGCTGCCTCCCGGCCTGCGCCTGTCCCCGGCCGATGCCCTGCGGGTGCTGACGGCGAACTTCCCCGCATCGGCGTTTCTGGGCGAGACCGAGGCCTCAGCCCTGGCCCGGGAGATCGCTCCGCTGGGCATCTCCGGCGGGGCCGTCTATGACGCGCTCGTGGGCGCAGCCGCGAGACAGCACGGCCGGCGATTGGCCTCACGGGATCGGCGCGCACTGGCGATCTACGAGGCGCTGGGTGTCGAGACCGAGGCTATCGCCTGA
- a CDS encoding amidohydrolase family protein — translation MNLLLRRSIALAAALTMAACSGGSGFQAQPTQPAAVTEPARATAHPTPPPSPVPTPTPVDVTTLPIIDAHFHADLSWDIDALLRLMDNLGVAMAGSGGQSNLAGLRFVERSGARFFAFAPTDRIHALNLAEGGRSWRLESEATLREVERLERGLEAGCFDGIGEVLVNTLSSHRARQVRLPADSPLMQRLWSLSARYGVPLSVHMDAEPVSVAEMERLISSDRAGVWVWAHSGWYATPSLLRRLLTEHSNLHLELSFRDSLRSFAPVDSGGRLRPEWKELMEEFPDRFLLGTDVLSPSAEEYRALVSLWRGVLRDLTPETAVKVAYGNAKRILKLGSREGAGAEATRCLALGL, via the coding sequence GTGAACTTACTTCTGCGCAGGTCGATAGCCCTGGCCGCTGCCCTGACGATGGCAGCCTGCTCGGGCGGTTCCGGCTTCCAGGCACAGCCCACTCAGCCGGCCGCGGTCACCGAGCCCGCGAGGGCCACGGCCCACCCCACACCGCCGCCCTCGCCCGTTCCGACGCCGACGCCGGTCGACGTCACAACCCTCCCCATAATCGACGCCCACTTCCACGCCGACCTCTCCTGGGACATCGATGCTTTGCTGCGGCTGATGGACAATCTCGGCGTCGCGATGGCCGGGAGCGGGGGGCAGTCCAACCTCGCCGGCCTGCGATTCGTCGAGCGCAGCGGCGCCCGCTTCTTTGCCTTCGCCCCTACCGACCGCATCCATGCCCTCAACCTGGCCGAGGGCGGGCGTAGCTGGCGCCTGGAGAGCGAGGCGACTCTGCGCGAGGTCGAACGTCTCGAGCGCGGGCTCGAAGCAGGTTGCTTCGACGGCATAGGCGAGGTGCTGGTGAATACGCTCTCCAGCCATCGCGCGCGGCAGGTGCGCTTGCCGGCGGACTCGCCGCTCATGCAGCGCCTGTGGTCGCTGTCGGCGCGCTATGGCGTGCCGCTGAGCGTGCACATGGACGCCGAGCCGGTGTCCGTGGCGGAGATGGAGCGACTTATCTCGTCGGACCGGGCGGGCGTGTGGGTGTGGGCCCACAGCGGCTGGTACGCGACGCCCTCTCTGCTGCGCCGCCTCCTCACGGAACACTCCAACCTCCATCTGGAGCTGTCGTTCCGAGACAGCCTGCGGAGTTTTGCGCCCGTGGACTCCGGCGGCCGGCTGCGGCCTGAGTGGAAGGAGCTGATGGAGGAGTTCCCGGACCGCTTCCTGCTGGGGACGGACGTGCTCTCGCCCAGCGCTGAGGAGTACCGAGCGCTGGTGAGCCTCTGGCGCGGCGTCCTCCGTGACCTGACGCCGGAGACGGCGGTCAAGGTCGCTTACGGGAATGCGAAGCGCATCCTCAAGCTCGGCTCGCGGGAGGGCGCCGGGGCGGAGGCAACCCGCTGCCTGGCTCTGGGGCTGTGA
- a CDS encoding DinB family protein, producing the protein MAEDRESLLEHYRATRRELLAALDGLDEGQATEPSLDGWSVKDHLAHIAFWDDIRTAEVARISAGFESAWPHMDEEQTEVLNSFIHWARQALSLEQVRWELAVSRERLLAAIMSASERGLDDAHYREAALRSTHEAAHAAWIRRWRAERGL; encoded by the coding sequence ATGGCCGAGGACCGGGAATCCCTGCTGGAGCACTACAGGGCCACGCGACGTGAACTCCTGGCCGCGCTAGATGGCCTGGACGAGGGCCAGGCGACCGAGCCGTCCCTCGACGGCTGGTCGGTAAAGGACCACCTGGCCCACATCGCCTTCTGGGACGACATCCGCACCGCCGAAGTGGCGCGCATATCGGCCGGGTTCGAGTCCGCATGGCCGCACATGGATGAGGAGCAGACCGAGGTGCTCAACAGCTTCATCCACTGGGCGCGGCAGGCTCTCTCCCTGGAGCAGGTGCGCTGGGAGCTGGCTGTATCGAGAGAGCGCCTACTGGCGGCGATCATGTCGGCCAGCGAGCGCGGGCTTGACGACGCCCACTACCGCGAAGCCGCCCTTCGCAGCACGCACGAGGCGGCGCACGCGGCGTGGATCAGGCGCTGGCGCGCGGAGCGCGGGCTGTAG
- a CDS encoding DUF4389 domain-containing protein gives MQAQDQYPVRFSVDYPERELDRVSSAFRIFAVIPIAIVLAAVSGGEYARFGNGQAGEGGVVAAGGILFFAPLLMILFRQKYPRWWFDWNLELSRFSSRVGAYVLLMDDKYPSTDEEQSVHLEIPYPDVANDLNRWLPLVKWLLAIPHYIALFFLLVALVVVAVIAWFAVLFTGRYPRGLFDFAEGVLRWANRVTAYAFILATDRYPPFRLSP, from the coding sequence ATGCAGGCTCAAGACCAATACCCCGTGAGATTCTCGGTCGATTACCCGGAACGCGAACTCGACCGCGTGTCGAGCGCGTTCCGCATCTTCGCCGTCATACCTATCGCCATCGTGCTCGCCGCGGTATCAGGTGGCGAGTACGCGCGCTTCGGCAACGGCCAGGCCGGGGAGGGCGGAGTCGTCGCCGCCGGGGGCATCCTCTTCTTCGCGCCGCTCCTGATGATCCTCTTCCGCCAGAAATATCCACGCTGGTGGTTCGACTGGAACCTCGAGCTATCCCGCTTCAGCAGCCGGGTGGGCGCTTACGTTCTCCTCATGGACGACAAGTACCCTTCGACCGACGAAGAGCAGTCGGTGCACCTGGAGATCCCCTACCCGGACGTGGCAAACGACCTCAACCGCTGGCTGCCGCTGGTCAAGTGGCTCCTTGCCATCCCGCACTACATAGCCCTCTTCTTCCTGCTGGTTGCCCTCGTGGTCGTGGCGGTCATCGCCTGGTTCGCCGTCCTGTTCACGGGACGGTATCCCCGCGGGCTCTTCGACTTCGCCGAGGGCGTCTTGCGCTGGGCTAACCGCGTCACCGCCTATGCCTTCATCCTGGCGACGGACCGCTACCCGCCGTTCCGCCTGTCACCCTAG
- a CDS encoding pyridoxamine 5'-phosphate oxidase family protein → MNERELEFLEKNHTAAMITLRPDGAPHAVRVSVALVDGKVWSSGTPARRRTAYLRRDPRATLFVFDTGPGASWRWLTLEARVRILEGPGLPELSARLFETIQRSLDRPPGSGHLFWEGTERPLDEFLRIMREEQRLIYEFDVLRTYGMF, encoded by the coding sequence ATGAACGAACGCGAGCTCGAGTTCCTGGAGAAGAATCACACGGCGGCAATGATCACTTTGCGGCCGGATGGCGCTCCTCACGCGGTGCGCGTGTCCGTTGCCCTCGTGGATGGGAAGGTCTGGAGCTCGGGCACCCCGGCCCGGCGCCGCACGGCGTACCTCCGCCGCGACCCGCGCGCGACTCTGTTCGTCTTCGACACCGGGCCCGGCGCAAGCTGGCGCTGGCTTACCCTGGAGGCCCGCGTGCGAATTCTCGAAGGCCCGGGCCTTCCGGAGCTGAGCGCCCGTCTCTTCGAGACCATTCAGCGCAGCCTGGACCGACCGCCCGGATCAGGCCATCTGTTCTGGGAAGGGACGGAGCGGCCGCTGGACGAATTCCTGCGCATCATGCGAGAGGAGCAGCGACTCATTTACGAGTTCGATGTCCTGCGCACCTACGGCATGTTCTGA
- a CDS encoding ABC transporter ATP-binding protein, with product MGAASRILPSPIARLAERQEWKFFAVLPKADRALAAAWWLAVLLRGALPAIFGIAMGVLVAAVQRGDDLAAPLAFMGAVFVTLQVLTPVHQAVSVNLGDRTAAWLYDRLTEATLRPPGLGHLEDPELTSDLTVAREFDLGMTGPPLSISMDFIAAGLVELTAGLASVLILAGYAWWAPIVLGGAWVSTHWLLRESAIWRDRNTDEVRAAQRDSEYAYRLAVDPPAAKELRLFGLAGWVLQRFIERRTRLHRLQYQATRLRQKPVVWCLLLIAGANALVFWSLAGDAASGSLELGSLVVFAQSAIGSSLIAFGGLNWALDGSSAPVAAVLRLQDKMASAGALAPGRLDASGKPQREVRFRNVSFAYPSGGAAVLQGLDLTIPAGTSLAIVGQNGAGKTTLAKLLCRLYDPQEGAIEVDGADLREFDLASWRSRVAAVFQDFIRFELPLRDNVAPAGAPEAAIQAALAKAGAAGLAGLDQVLAKGYDGGTDLSGGQWQRVALARALCAVEAGAGVVILDEPTAQLDVRGEAEIFDRILEATRHCTTILISHRFSTVRHADRICVIEHGRVVELGTHEELMQLGGRYRTMFDLQAQRFYADEDEEGMVYDVLS from the coding sequence GTGGGAGCAGCCTCTCGTATCCTGCCCTCTCCGATCGCCCGCCTGGCCGAGCGCCAGGAGTGGAAGTTCTTCGCGGTCCTACCGAAGGCGGACCGGGCGCTGGCCGCGGCCTGGTGGCTAGCAGTCCTCCTCCGCGGGGCCCTTCCGGCCATCTTCGGCATCGCCATGGGCGTCCTGGTGGCTGCGGTCCAGCGGGGCGACGACCTGGCGGCGCCCCTCGCCTTCATGGGCGCCGTTTTCGTCACCCTTCAGGTGCTCACGCCGGTGCACCAGGCGGTCAGCGTCAACCTCGGCGACCGCACGGCCGCATGGCTTTACGACAGGCTCACGGAGGCTACGCTGCGCCCGCCGGGCCTCGGGCACCTCGAGGACCCGGAGCTGACGAGCGACCTTACAGTCGCGCGCGAGTTCGACCTTGGAATGACCGGCCCGCCGCTTTCGATCTCGATGGACTTCATCGCGGCCGGGCTGGTGGAGCTCACTGCCGGACTCGCCTCGGTGCTAATACTCGCCGGCTACGCCTGGTGGGCGCCCATCGTGCTGGGCGGCGCCTGGGTCTCGACCCACTGGCTGCTGCGCGAGAGCGCTATCTGGCGCGACCGCAACACGGACGAGGTGCGCGCGGCCCAGCGGGACTCCGAATACGCCTACCGCCTCGCGGTGGACCCGCCGGCAGCGAAGGAGCTGCGCCTCTTCGGGCTGGCGGGATGGGTCTTGCAGCGCTTCATAGAACGGCGGACACGCCTCCACCGCCTCCAGTACCAGGCGACGCGCCTGCGGCAGAAGCCGGTGGTCTGGTGCCTGCTGCTGATCGCCGGCGCCAACGCGCTCGTCTTCTGGTCGCTGGCCGGGGACGCTGCGAGCGGGTCGCTGGAGCTAGGGTCGCTGGTCGTCTTCGCTCAGAGCGCCATCGGGTCTTCGTTGATCGCTTTTGGCGGGCTGAACTGGGCGCTGGATGGGTCGTCGGCACCTGTGGCCGCAGTGCTCCGACTCCAGGACAAGATGGCCAGCGCCGGCGCGCTGGCCCCGGGCCGCCTAGACGCGTCCGGAAAGCCGCAGCGCGAGGTGCGGTTTCGCAATGTGAGCTTCGCCTATCCCTCCGGCGGCGCGGCTGTGCTCCAGGGCCTGGACCTGACCATCCCCGCGGGGACCTCTCTCGCTATCGTTGGCCAGAATGGCGCCGGCAAGACAACGCTGGCGAAGCTGCTCTGCCGCCTCTATGACCCCCAGGAGGGCGCCATCGAGGTCGATGGCGCGGACCTGCGCGAGTTCGACCTCGCTTCCTGGCGCTCGCGGGTCGCGGCCGTGTTCCAGGACTTCATCCGCTTCGAGCTCCCCTTGCGGGACAACGTGGCGCCCGCAGGCGCGCCGGAGGCGGCCATTCAGGCCGCGCTCGCGAAGGCGGGTGCGGCTGGCCTTGCCGGCCTCGACCAGGTACTGGCCAAGGGTTACGACGGCGGCACCGACCTTTCGGGTGGCCAGTGGCAGCGGGTGGCGCTGGCGCGCGCACTGTGTGCCGTCGAGGCAGGCGCCGGTGTCGTCATCCTGGATGAGCCGACCGCCCAGCTGGACGTCCGCGGTGAGGCGGAGATATTCGACCGCATCCTCGAGGCGACTCGTCATTGCACGACGATCCTCATCTCCCACCGCTTCTCGACGGTGCGGCACGCCGACCGTATCTGCGTGATCGAGCACGGGCGCGTGGTCGAGTTGGGCACGCACGAGGAGCTTATGCAGCTCGGCGGCCGTTACCGCACGATGTTCGACCTCCAGGCGCAACGCTTCTACGCCGACGAGGACGAGGAGGGCATGGTCTATGACGTCCTCTCCTGA
- a CDS encoding ABC transporter ATP-binding protein, producing the protein MTSSPELRKRSLDELPPAIPAMWRLCKLGFRHEPWLMASAFLLALLAALPDALLALWLKFLGQGVLEGDDTLLRVAALGLAGSATATWFLRTVSTRVQRTFRDRVTIALESHVARLQASVTTIAHQERPDYLDRLSVLRDQVFVLDHMYMSLFSTCGWALRLAVTVSLLVSIHPGLVLLALFALPTVLASTWRPAVERAAEERGAQSRRLAQHLFLTATTAPPAKEVRVAGIGERLARERRQAWERWYAGVSRARWGSAVWHTLAWAVFGSAYVGAVVFVSSGLGAGAGAVLLVLAAGARLSAYISATVGEIGFLRGIWMDGSKRLAWLEDYAASIAARADLPVPERLTEGIRLDHVSFAYPGSDRLVLDDVSFSVPAGSVVAIVGENGAGKTTLVKLLSKFYEPLSGEIYVDGLPLSRMAAEEWRSRLAGAFQDFFRFEFRAAQAVGVGDVPRIEDRGAVLTAVGRAGAEDVVTKLRGGLDSQLGVTWPDGVEVSFGQWQKLALARGFMRDEPLLLVLDEPTAALDAETEHALFERYAAASRGSGNGSPNGRITVLVSHRFSTVRMADLIVVLDGSRLVEVGSHDELMAHGGQYAELYSIQAAAYQ; encoded by the coding sequence ATGACGTCCTCTCCTGAGCTTCGGAAGCGCTCCCTGGACGAGCTGCCACCCGCCATCCCGGCAATGTGGCGCCTGTGCAAGCTCGGCTTTCGCCATGAGCCCTGGCTCATGGCCTCGGCGTTCCTGCTCGCCCTCCTGGCAGCGCTGCCGGACGCGCTGCTGGCGTTGTGGTTGAAGTTCCTGGGTCAGGGCGTGCTGGAGGGAGACGACACTTTGCTGCGCGTCGCCGCCCTCGGGCTGGCCGGGTCCGCGACGGCAACGTGGTTCCTGCGCACGGTGAGCACCCGGGTGCAGCGCACCTTCCGCGACCGCGTGACGATCGCGCTCGAGTCCCACGTGGCGCGGCTGCAGGCTTCGGTCACGACCATTGCTCACCAGGAGCGGCCCGACTACCTCGATCGCCTGTCCGTGCTGCGCGACCAGGTCTTTGTCCTGGACCACATGTACATGTCCCTCTTCTCGACCTGCGGCTGGGCCCTGCGCCTAGCCGTGACGGTCTCGTTGCTCGTCTCCATCCATCCCGGGCTCGTCCTCCTGGCACTGTTCGCGCTGCCGACCGTGCTGGCCTCGACCTGGCGGCCGGCGGTCGAACGCGCGGCGGAGGAACGCGGCGCGCAGTCCCGCCGGCTGGCGCAGCACCTCTTCCTAACGGCCACCACGGCACCCCCGGCCAAGGAGGTGCGGGTCGCGGGCATCGGCGAGCGGTTGGCGCGGGAGCGGCGGCAGGCCTGGGAGCGCTGGTACGCGGGCGTCTCGCGCGCCCGCTGGGGCTCGGCGGTGTGGCACACGCTGGCCTGGGCCGTGTTCGGGTCGGCCTACGTTGGCGCCGTCGTCTTCGTGTCCTCGGGCCTGGGGGCGGGCGCGGGTGCCGTGCTGCTCGTCCTTGCCGCCGGCGCCCGGCTCTCGGCCTATATCAGCGCCACCGTGGGCGAGATCGGCTTCCTCAGAGGCATTTGGATGGACGGATCGAAGCGCCTTGCCTGGCTCGAGGACTACGCCGCCTCCATCGCGGCCCGCGCTGACCTGCCGGTGCCGGAGCGCCTGACCGAGGGCATCCGGCTCGACCACGTCTCCTTCGCCTACCCGGGCAGCGACCGCCTGGTGCTCGACGACGTCAGCTTCTCGGTCCCCGCGGGGTCGGTCGTTGCCATCGTCGGCGAAAACGGGGCGGGAAAGACGACGCTGGTCAAACTGCTGAGCAAGTTCTACGAGCCGCTGTCCGGCGAGATCTACGTCGACGGGCTGCCGTTGTCACGCATGGCGGCAGAGGAGTGGCGTTCGCGGCTTGCGGGCGCCTTCCAGGACTTCTTCCGCTTCGAGTTCCGCGCGGCCCAGGCCGTTGGCGTGGGCGACGTGCCCAGGATCGAGGACCGGGGGGCAGTGCTGACCGCGGTCGGACGTGCCGGCGCCGAAGATGTCGTCACCAAGCTCCGCGGCGGGCTGGACTCGCAGCTCGGCGTCACCTGGCCGGACGGCGTGGAGGTCTCGTTCGGGCAGTGGCAGAAGCTCGCCCTGGCGCGCGGCTTCATGCGCGACGAGCCCCTCTTGCTGGTCCTGGACGAGCCGACCGCGGCCCTCGACGCCGAGACAGAGCACGCGCTCTTCGAGCGCTATGCGGCGGCATCACGCGGTTCGGGCAACGGCTCTCCGAACGGCCGCATCACCGTCCTCGTCTCGCACCGCTTCAGCACGGTGCGCATGGCGGACCTCATCGTGGTGCTGGACGGCTCGCGGCTGGTCGAGGTCGGCAGCCACGACGAGCTGATGGCTCACGGTGGCCAGTACGCCGAGCTCTACAGCATCCAGGCTGCCGCTTACCAGTAA
- a CDS encoding alpha/beta hydrolase, producing the protein MTRLLGTRALALSVLVALAATFYAGAIAEARHPHQFSPLPGPGNVQWVIPDPSFTPLAGARALSGTYSGGAYRIEVPSNWNGELVLYAHGFRGSPPELTVSNPPIRSHLIENGYAWAASSYRNNGYVPGVGAQDTLALKDLFTRLVGRPSRTYLYGTSMGGHVAMISAEFYPEAYDGILSECGVVAGYELFDFFTASAAAAEFLTGSDYRTGGSAETARIVSRLGTVAAPTQAGRQLASVMINISGGPRPFAIEGLAQFRDTDIGAGATALFDPTASPVAMAATNSATNYTIAPGLGLTNAQLGGIRRKAADPSFRNRSGPYAELAPFTGEIRVPVMQIKTTGDLFVPIVLEQRYLEIAKQAGTSHLLVQRAIRAAGHCTFMNAEQVRAFDDLVRWVKYGIKPEGDDLSGDLRDVGRKFTSQLRPGDPGTLGP; encoded by the coding sequence ATGACTCGATTGCTCGGGACTCGCGCACTGGCTCTCTCCGTCCTCGTCGCGCTGGCCGCGACGTTCTACGCAGGCGCCATAGCGGAGGCGCGCCATCCTCACCAGTTCTCGCCGCTGCCCGGGCCCGGGAACGTCCAGTGGGTAATCCCTGACCCTTCCTTCACACCGCTCGCGGGAGCGCGGGCGCTCTCCGGCACGTACTCCGGAGGCGCCTACCGCATCGAGGTGCCTTCGAACTGGAACGGAGAGCTGGTGCTGTATGCGCACGGCTTTCGGGGCTCACCGCCGGAGCTCACCGTTTCTAACCCGCCCATCCGCTCCCATCTCATCGAGAATGGCTACGCCTGGGCGGCGTCCAGCTACCGCAACAACGGTTACGTCCCGGGCGTCGGGGCGCAGGACACCCTGGCGCTAAAGGACCTCTTCACGCGCCTCGTCGGCAGGCCCTCGCGGACATACCTCTACGGCACGTCCATGGGCGGCCACGTGGCGATGATTTCGGCCGAGTTCTATCCTGAAGCCTACGACGGCATTCTCTCCGAATGCGGCGTCGTCGCCGGCTACGAACTGTTCGACTTCTTCACCGCCTCTGCGGCTGCGGCCGAGTTCCTCACGGGCTCCGATTACCGGACGGGTGGCAGCGCCGAGACCGCGCGCATAGTCTCCCGCCTTGGCACTGTCGCGGCGCCGACGCAGGCGGGCCGCCAGCTCGCGAGCGTGATGATCAACATCTCCGGCGGCCCGCGGCCCTTCGCCATAGAGGGCCTGGCCCAGTTCCGCGACACTGACATCGGCGCCGGCGCGACGGCGCTGTTCGACCCCACCGCCTCGCCCGTGGCCATGGCGGCGACCAATAGCGCCACTAACTACACAATCGCGCCCGGGCTGGGCCTGACGAACGCCCAGCTCGGCGGAATCCGCCGCAAGGCCGCCGACCCGTCATTCCGCAACCGGTCGGGGCCGTACGCGGAGCTGGCGCCGTTCACCGGCGAGATCCGGGTGCCCGTGATGCAGATCAAGACAACCGGCGACCTGTTCGTGCCAATCGTCCTGGAGCAGCGCTACCTGGAGATCGCGAAGCAGGCCGGCACCTCTCACCTCCTGGTGCAGCGGGCCATCCGGGCCGCTGGCCACTGCACATTCATGAACGCTGAGCAGGTCCGGGCCTTCGACGACCTCGTCCGCTGGGTGAAGTACGGCATCAAGCCCGAAGGCGACGACCTTTCGGGCGACCTGCGGGACGTCGGCCGCAAGTTCACCTCCCAGCTGCGGCCGGGGGACCCGGGGACGCTGGGCCCTTAG
- a CDS encoding ribonuclease HII — MAAGPRLQPSTCEEERLWSSGRRFVAGVDEVGRGPLAGPVYAAAVMLDPRARPAWLEDLRDSKVLLPPERERLAELIRREALAWGLGWATAAEIDGWGITLANRMAMFRALAALRPSPQFVLIDGPSGIKTPHPQRAIVDGDATCASIAAASIVAKVARDSLMCELDGLYPQYGFASHKGYATRDHLERLARYGASPQHRRSWPRVQLAVQGRLDEAAPGGEEARDAP; from the coding sequence ATGGCGGCCGGTCCCCGTCTCCAGCCGTCGACCTGTGAGGAGGAGCGTCTCTGGTCCTCCGGCAGGCGCTTCGTGGCCGGTGTCGACGAGGTTGGCCGCGGGCCGCTTGCCGGCCCCGTTTACGCGGCGGCGGTCATGCTCGACCCGCGTGCCCGGCCGGCGTGGCTCGAAGACCTGCGCGACAGTAAGGTACTGCTGCCCCCGGAGCGCGAGCGCCTGGCGGAGCTGATCCGGCGCGAGGCCCTCGCCTGGGGACTGGGGTGGGCGACCGCGGCGGAAATCGATGGTTGGGGGATCACGCTGGCTAACCGGATGGCTATGTTCAGGGCGCTCGCGGCGCTCAGGCCCTCGCCCCAGTTCGTGCTCATCGACGGGCCGAGCGGCATCAAGACGCCCCATCCTCAGCGCGCGATCGTCGACGGCGACGCGACCTGCGCTTCGATAGCCGCGGCGTCCATTGTCGCCAAAGTCGCGCGCGACAGTCTGATGTGCGAGCTTGACGGCCTCTATCCCCAGTACGGCTTCGCGAGCCACAAGGGCTACGCCACGCGCGACCACCTGGAGCGCCTTGCGCGCTACGGCGCCTCCCCTCAGCACCGCCGCAGCTGGCCGCGGGTCCAGCTCGCGGTCCAGGGCCGCCTCGATGAGGCTGCGCCGGGCGGGGAGGAGGCCCGGGATGCCCCCTGA
- a CDS encoding YraN family protein has product MPPDRRRNRSLGNFGERVAASHLESRGYRILERNWSCRQGEVDLIATRGDDLVFVEVRSRKGGAFGTPEESITGRKRQHLLDTIAAYMAEHPDSPPNQRIDLVVLELDRKGRVMRVEQIENAIEGE; this is encoded by the coding sequence ATGCCCCCTGACCGCCGCCGCAACCGCAGCCTGGGGAACTTCGGAGAGCGCGTCGCGGCCTCTCACCTGGAGTCGCGAGGCTATCGAATCCTCGAACGCAACTGGTCCTGCCGCCAGGGCGAGGTCGATCTAATCGCGACGCGCGGCGACGACCTGGTTTTCGTGGAGGTCCGGAGCCGGAAGGGCGGCGCCTTCGGTACGCCAGAGGAGTCGATCACCGGCCGCAAGCGCCAGCACCTCCTGGACACGATCGCGGCCTACATGGCCGAGCACCCGGACTCTCCGCCGAACCAGCGTATCGACCTCGTCGTCCTCGAACTCGACCGCAAGGGCCGCGTGATGCGCGTCGAGCAGATCGAGAACGCGATCGAGGGTGAGTAG